Proteins co-encoded in one Desulfofundulus luciae genomic window:
- a CDS encoding sensor histidine kinase, whose product MTINVPAALQELPVPFLSLQPLVENACIHGLEPKEGPGHLIITGEIEDGICEISVTDDGVGIPREVLAAFNDSNQAGTDKPRGIGLKNVDERLKLYFGPHTAFPWIAARVGQGYV is encoded by the coding sequence GTGACCATCAATGTGCCAGCGGCCCTGCAGGAATTACCGGTACCCTTTTTAAGCCTGCAGCCCCTGGTAGAAAATGCCTGCATCCACGGGCTGGAACCTAAAGAGGGGCCGGGACACCTGATCATTACCGGGGAAATCGAGGATGGGATCTGCGAAATCAGTGTTACCGATGACGGCGTGGGCATTCCCCGGGAAGTACTGGCTGCTTTCAATGATAGTAATCAAGCCGGAACGGATAAGCCGCGGGGAATTGGTCTTAAGAATGTGGACGAAAGGTTGAAGCTCTATTTCGGTCCTCATACGGCGTTTCCCTGGATAGCCGCCCGGGTTGGACAAGGGTATGTTTGA